The following are from one region of the Prochlorococcus marinus str. SB genome:
- the gcvP gene encoding aminomethyl-transferring glycine dehydrogenase: MTSKFGSDLFIDRHLGLGDNDERIMLNKLGFNNIDQFINQVVPEDIQLKDKSSEILPQGCSEIEALNELEEISNKNTKMRSLIGLGYYDNHMPKVIQRHVLENPRWYTSYTPYQAEIAQGRLEALFNFQTIVCELTGFPVANASLLDEGTAAAEAMAMSFSSRKNKSSKVYLVESNVFDHTFNVLQTRAKPLGISLKRFTQSNLPNHDNVFGMLLQLPGKNGQLYDPTFLISKAHRSEIIVTACIDPLAQVLIKPISEFGVDVAVGSMQRFGVPMGFGGPHAAYFACSEKYKRLIPGRIVGQTLSKNGEKSLRLALQTREQHIRREKATSNICTAQSLLAIISSFYAIYHGPSGLTQIAKRLVELRINLESSLAALGFDIPDGIRFDSVDVYSEHSQRIHNEALKNGYNLRILPLGSTIENSTGFGISLDELSNEKEIKDILTFIANLIEKEEDLKHIKFDKEFHLESLALRSSAWMQQDIFTNYQSETELMRYIFRLAEKDFSLVDGMMPLGSCTMKLNSAAELNPVSWANLSSMHPFSPPDQTKGYSKIISDLEKWISEIVGLKSVSFQPNAGSQGEFAGLLAINSYFESKGELLRKKCLIPKSAHGTNPASAVMAGFDVLTVECDDEGNIDYQDLSIKVKKFDNQIGALMLTYPSTHGVFELQIRKICDLIHSVGGFVYLDGANLNAQVGLCKPGNYGVDVCHLNLHKTFCIPHGGGGPGVGPVAASETLSPYLPTHSLMDNNLSNSFNFVSSAKHGSASILPISWMYIKMAGLGGLRKATSHAILSANYIAHSLKHKFKILYKGKNNFVAHECILDFRDLKSKTGLSVNDLAKRLIDYSFHAPTISWPVPETIMIEPTESESLAEVDRFCEAMLLIGEEISEIENNHELKNNNVISNAPHTLKELIADNWQYSYSKEKASFPYKTPTTIKFWSSVSRINNAYGDRNLICSCNVNQDETLEEKKCA; the protein is encoded by the coding sequence ATGACATCTAAATTTGGGTCTGATTTGTTTATAGATAGGCATCTTGGGTTAGGAGATAATGATGAAAGAATTATGCTGAACAAGCTTGGTTTTAATAATATTGATCAATTTATAAATCAAGTTGTTCCTGAAGATATTCAACTTAAAGATAAATCTTCAGAAATATTGCCCCAAGGTTGTTCAGAAATTGAAGCTTTAAACGAATTGGAAGAGATTTCGAATAAAAATACTAAAATGAGATCACTTATAGGCCTTGGTTATTATGACAATCATATGCCTAAAGTAATCCAAAGACATGTTCTTGAAAATCCAAGGTGGTACACGTCTTATACTCCATATCAAGCAGAAATTGCACAAGGAAGATTAGAAGCTCTATTTAATTTTCAGACTATTGTTTGTGAACTAACAGGATTCCCTGTCGCTAATGCATCTTTGTTGGATGAGGGTACTGCCGCAGCAGAAGCCATGGCTATGAGTTTTTCCTCTAGAAAAAATAAATCTTCAAAAGTGTACTTGGTGGAGTCAAATGTTTTTGATCATACTTTTAATGTTCTACAAACCAGAGCAAAACCTTTGGGAATATCATTAAAACGCTTTACTCAAAGCAACCTTCCTAACCATGATAATGTTTTTGGAATGTTGTTGCAATTACCTGGTAAAAATGGACAATTATATGATCCCACATTCTTAATATCCAAAGCACATAGATCAGAAATTATTGTTACGGCATGTATTGATCCACTAGCACAAGTTTTGATTAAACCAATTTCTGAATTTGGTGTTGATGTAGCAGTGGGTAGTATGCAAAGATTTGGTGTACCAATGGGTTTTGGTGGCCCCCATGCAGCATATTTTGCTTGTAGCGAAAAATATAAAAGGCTGATACCCGGAAGAATTGTTGGGCAAACTCTCTCTAAAAATGGAGAAAAGTCTCTAAGACTAGCATTGCAAACAAGAGAGCAACATATCAGAAGGGAAAAGGCCACCAGTAATATTTGTACTGCTCAATCTTTATTAGCCATAATTTCTTCTTTTTATGCTATTTATCATGGACCCTCTGGATTAACTCAAATTGCTAAGAGATTAGTTGAGTTGAGAATAAATTTAGAATCAAGTTTAGCTGCTTTAGGTTTTGATATTCCAGATGGGATTAGATTTGATAGTGTTGATGTTTATTCTGAGCACTCCCAGAGGATCCATAATGAAGCTTTAAAAAATGGCTATAACTTAAGAATTTTGCCGTTGGGATCAACTATTGAAAATTCAACTGGCTTTGGGATCTCTTTAGATGAGCTCAGTAATGAAAAAGAAATAAAAGATATTTTGACTTTCATAGCAAACCTTATAGAAAAAGAAGAAGATTTAAAGCATATAAAATTTGATAAAGAATTTCATCTTGAAAGTTTAGCTTTGAGATCCAGTGCATGGATGCAGCAAGATATATTCACAAATTACCAAAGTGAAACTGAATTAATGAGATATATATTCCGACTTGCAGAAAAAGATTTTTCTTTGGTAGATGGGATGATGCCATTGGGTAGCTGTACCATGAAGTTAAATTCTGCAGCAGAGTTAAATCCAGTCTCTTGGGCTAATTTATCTTCCATGCATCCTTTTTCCCCACCAGATCAAACTAAAGGCTATTCAAAAATTATATCTGACCTAGAAAAATGGATAAGTGAGATTGTTGGTTTAAAATCAGTTTCTTTTCAACCAAATGCAGGCTCTCAAGGAGAGTTTGCAGGTTTATTGGCAATTAATTCTTATTTTGAATCAAAAGGTGAACTGTTAAGAAAAAAATGTTTAATTCCAAAAAGTGCTCATGGAACAAATCCTGCTAGTGCAGTTATGGCAGGTTTTGACGTGTTAACTGTCGAATGTGATGACGAAGGAAATATTGATTATCAAGATTTGTCAATCAAGGTCAAGAAATTTGATAACCAAATAGGGGCTCTTATGTTGACTTATCCCTCTACTCATGGAGTTTTTGAATTACAAATCAGAAAGATATGTGATTTAATTCATTCTGTGGGGGGATTTGTCTATTTAGATGGAGCAAATTTGAACGCTCAGGTTGGATTATGCAAACCTGGAAATTATGGCGTTGATGTTTGTCATTTGAATTTACATAAAACATTCTGCATTCCACATGGAGGTGGTGGTCCAGGAGTAGGTCCAGTTGCTGCATCAGAAACTTTAAGCCCATACCTTCCTACTCATTCTTTAATGGATAATAATTTATCTAATAGTTTTAATTTCGTATCTTCTGCTAAGCATGGGAGTGCAAGTATTCTTCCAATAAGTTGGATGTATATTAAAATGGCAGGTCTTGGTGGGTTAAGGAAAGCAACTTCGCACGCAATTTTATCTGCAAATTATATTGCGCATTCCTTAAAACATAAATTCAAAATTCTCTATAAAGGAAAAAATAATTTTGTCGCACATGAATGTATTTTAGATTTTAGAGATTTAAAATCCAAAACTGGATTGAGTGTCAATGATTTAGCTAAACGATTAATTGATTATAGTTTTCATGCCCCAACTATTAGTTGGCCTGTTCCAGAAACCATAATGATAGAGCCTACTGAAAGTGAAAGTTTGGCAGAAGTAGATAGATTTTGTGAGGCTATGCTATTGATTGGAGAAGAAATCAGTGAAATAGAAAATAATCATGAATTAAAAAATAATAATGTAATAAGCAATGCTCCCCATACGCTGAAAGAGTTAATTGCTGATAATTGGCAATATTCTTATTCAAAAGAAAAGGCTTCTTTCCCTTATAAAACTCCTACAACTATTAAGTTTTGGTCTTCAGTCTCTAGGATTAATAATGCATATGGGGATCGCAATTTAATTTGTTCTTGCAATGTAAATCAAGATGAGACTTTAGAAGAAAAAAAATGTGCTTAA
- a CDS encoding glycosyltransferase family 4 protein, which translates to MKIALFTETFLPKVDGIVTRLTKTIEFLIKNGDEVIIFCPEGCPESYMGATVVGVAAMPLPLYPELKLGLPGPAVSDKLEKFNPDLIHVVNPAVLGLGGIWLAKTNNIPLIASYHTHLPKYLEHYGMGMLEPLLWELLKAAHNQALLNLCTSTAMVNELKDKGIQRTALWQRGVDTYSFRPDLRSEKMRDKLFGKYKDANYLLIYVGRLSAEKQIERIKPVLESIPNACLALVGDGPYRNQLEKIFENTKTNFIGYLSGDELASAYASGDIFLFPSSTETLGLVLLEAMAAGCPVIGANKGGIPDIISDGINGCLYDPDEKDNGVQSLIEATKKILENEDKREIMRKEARNEAEKWDWNQATLQLQNYYSDTLKEID; encoded by the coding sequence GTGAAAATTGCATTGTTTACTGAAACTTTTTTACCTAAAGTTGACGGCATAGTCACAAGACTGACTAAAACAATTGAATTTTTAATAAAAAATGGTGATGAAGTTATAATTTTTTGTCCAGAGGGGTGTCCAGAATCATATATGGGAGCAACTGTAGTGGGAGTAGCTGCAATGCCATTACCCTTATACCCAGAGTTGAAGCTTGGTTTACCAGGTCCTGCAGTCTCAGATAAGTTAGAAAAATTTAACCCAGATTTGATACATGTTGTTAATCCAGCTGTACTCGGCTTAGGTGGCATATGGTTGGCGAAAACTAATAATATTCCTTTAATTGCTAGCTACCATACTCATCTTCCGAAATATCTGGAACATTACGGTATGGGTATGCTAGAGCCACTTTTGTGGGAATTACTTAAAGCAGCTCATAATCAAGCATTGTTAAATTTGTGTACTTCCACCGCTATGGTCAATGAATTAAAAGATAAAGGTATTCAAAGGACTGCTCTTTGGCAAAGAGGAGTAGATACTTACAGTTTCAGACCAGATTTAAGAAGTGAGAAAATGAGAGATAAATTATTTGGAAAATATAAAGATGCTAATTATTTATTGATTTATGTAGGAAGATTATCAGCAGAAAAACAAATTGAGAGAATTAAACCAGTCTTAGAAAGTATCCCTAATGCTTGTCTAGCACTTGTAGGTGACGGCCCGTATAGAAACCAGCTTGAAAAAATCTTCGAAAATACCAAGACTAATTTCATAGGATATTTATCTGGTGATGAACTTGCTAGCGCCTATGCCTCTGGAGATATATTTTTATTTCCCTCTAGTACAGAAACACTTGGTTTAGTTCTACTCGAAGCAATGGCCGCAGGATGTCCAGTTATTGGAGCCAACAAGGGAGGGATTCCAGATATAATTAGCGATGGGATTAATGGTTGTTTATATGATCCAGATGAAAAAGATAATGGAGTACAAAGTTTGATTGAAGCAACAAAAAAAATTCTAGAAAACGAAGATAAAAGAGAAATTATGAGAAAAGAGGCGCGAAACGAAGCAGAAAAATGGGATTGGAATCAAGCAACATTACAACTGCAAAATTATTATTCAGATACGCTCAAAGAAATAGATTAA
- a CDS encoding NAD-dependent epimerase/dehydratase family protein has translation MKVIVLGGDGFCGWPCAVNLAEQNHDVIIVDNLSRRKIDIDLEVESLTPISSITERLSAWEEIGGKPMRFLNMDISKQYQKLLNLLIDEKPDSVIHFAEQRAAPYSMKSSFTKRYTVDNNVNGTHNLLAAIVESNLDIHVVHLGTMGVYGYGSHRGATIPEGYLKVEVPQPDGSRFEEEILHPASPGSVYHMTKTLDQLLFLYYNKNDLVRITDLHQGIVWGTNTEATLKDPRLTNRFDYDGDYGTVLNRFLMQAAIGYPLSVHGTGGQTRAFIHIKDSVKCVQLALENPPKSGERVKIFNQMTESHQVGELAKKVASLTGADINYLPNPRNEAVENDLIVDNKCFIELGLNPTTLDNGLLEEVVEVAKKYSNRCDLNRIPCVSSWTKKQAEAIKTN, from the coding sequence GTGAAAGTTATTGTTCTAGGTGGAGATGGTTTTTGCGGTTGGCCTTGTGCGGTGAATTTAGCAGAGCAAAATCATGATGTAATTATTGTCGACAATTTAAGTCGTAGAAAAATTGATATTGATCTAGAGGTAGAATCTTTAACTCCAATTTCATCTATAACGGAACGACTTTCTGCATGGGAAGAGATTGGAGGCAAGCCTATGAGATTTCTTAACATGGATATCTCTAAGCAATATCAAAAATTACTCAATTTGCTCATTGATGAAAAACCAGATTCCGTAATCCATTTTGCAGAACAAAGAGCAGCACCATACTCAATGAAATCGAGTTTTACCAAAAGATATACAGTAGATAATAATGTTAATGGCACCCACAACCTACTTGCTGCGATAGTAGAGAGTAATTTAGATATTCATGTTGTTCATTTAGGAACAATGGGAGTCTACGGATATGGATCACATAGAGGTGCAACAATTCCAGAGGGTTATCTAAAAGTTGAAGTTCCACAACCTGATGGAAGCCGCTTTGAAGAAGAAATATTACACCCTGCCAGCCCAGGTAGTGTCTACCATATGACTAAAACTTTAGATCAATTATTATTTCTTTACTACAACAAAAATGATCTTGTAAGGATCACTGATCTACATCAAGGCATTGTTTGGGGAACAAATACAGAAGCAACTTTAAAAGATCCTAGATTGACAAACCGATTTGACTATGACGGAGATTATGGAACTGTTTTAAACAGATTTCTAATGCAAGCTGCAATTGGATATCCATTAAGTGTTCATGGGACAGGAGGGCAAACAAGAGCATTTATACATATAAAAGACTCTGTAAAATGCGTACAACTTGCTCTTGAAAATCCTCCAAAATCTGGAGAAAGAGTCAAAATCTTTAATCAAATGACTGAAAGTCATCAAGTTGGAGAACTAGCTAAAAAAGTTGCTTCTCTAACTGGAGCTGATATCAATTATTTACCAAATCCAAGGAATGAAGCAGTAGAAAATGATCTAATTGTTGATAATAAATGCTTTATAGAATTAGGTTTAAACCCAACTACTCTTGATAATGGCTTATTAGAAGAAGTTGTTGAAGTTGCTAAAAAATACTCCAATAGATGTGATCTTAATCGCATACCTTGTGTTTCATCCTGGACAAAAAAACAAGCTGAGGCTATAAAGACTAATTAA
- a CDS encoding thiazole synthase — translation MENYSSLLIGGKQFSSRLMVGTGKYKSTQDMVESLSNSETEIITVAVRRIKNDQTGENLLEKINWEKYWMLPNTAGCVNCDEAVRIAILGRELAKLSGQEENNFVKLEVIPDKKYLLPDPIETLKAAEILIKKGFAVLPYINADPILAKKLEEIGCATVMPLGSPIGSGQGLLNLSNIRIIIENAKVPVIIDAGIGVPSEASQAMEIGADGVLINSAIAQAANPPLMAQAINYSVKAGRQAFLAGRIKKQDFAVASSPEKNISI, via the coding sequence ATGGAAAATTATTCTTCTTTACTAATTGGTGGAAAACAATTTTCCAGTAGATTAATGGTTGGTACTGGCAAATACAAATCTACTCAGGATATGGTAGAAAGTTTGTCAAATTCTGAAACGGAAATTATAACCGTCGCTGTTAGAAGAATTAAAAATGATCAGACCGGAGAAAATTTACTCGAAAAGATCAACTGGGAAAAATACTGGATGCTTCCTAATACAGCTGGTTGTGTTAATTGCGATGAGGCAGTCAGAATAGCAATTTTAGGTAGAGAACTTGCAAAATTATCTGGTCAAGAAGAAAATAATTTTGTGAAGTTAGAAGTTATTCCTGACAAAAAGTATTTGCTACCAGATCCAATAGAAACTCTTAAAGCAGCCGAAATTTTAATAAAAAAGGGTTTCGCCGTACTACCTTATATCAATGCAGATCCTATTCTTGCAAAAAAACTAGAAGAAATAGGTTGTGCAACTGTAATGCCATTGGGCTCTCCCATAGGCTCCGGGCAAGGTTTATTAAATTTATCAAATATAAGGATAATTATTGAGAATGCAAAAGTGCCAGTAATAATTGACGCAGGAATTGGGGTACCTAGTGAAGCTTCTCAAGCTATGGAAATTGGAGCTGATGGTGTTTTAATCAATAGTGCAATAGCACAAGCTGCAAATCCTCCTCTAATGGCTCAAGCTATAAATTATAGTGTGAAAGCTGGCAGGCAAGCTTTTCTGGCAGGAAGAATTAAAAAACAAGACTTTGCAGTAGCAAGTTCGCCTGAAAAAAATATATCTATCTAA
- a CDS encoding tetratricopeptide repeat protein, producing MEISSFQSYLIILFVVLIIISIFVFRQFLKTRSEELNLVKFEQKGLDSLTQATELYEFGSIQIKKRLYSEATKTFLKAIENYENEPDEAKAIINNALGFSYAAQNEFKKAIKHYNSAIKSLPEYPIALNNLASAQQRLLEYDLAYETYQKVLVIDPKNKTAIKKSKELEKRNNYKPYKGIKDKGF from the coding sequence ATGGAAATATCTTCCTTTCAATCTTATTTAATAATTCTTTTTGTTGTATTAATAATAATTTCTATTTTTGTATTCAGACAATTTCTAAAAACAAGAAGTGAAGAATTAAATTTAGTAAAATTCGAGCAGAAAGGTTTAGATTCTCTCACTCAAGCTACAGAATTATATGAATTTGGGTCTATTCAGATAAAAAAAAGATTATATTCAGAAGCTACTAAAACTTTTTTAAAAGCAATTGAAAATTATGAAAATGAACCTGATGAAGCCAAAGCGATAATAAATAATGCTTTAGGATTTTCTTATGCTGCTCAAAATGAATTTAAAAAAGCAATAAAACATTATAACTCTGCAATAAAATCACTTCCCGAATATCCTATAGCCCTAAATAACCTCGCATCAGCACAACAGCGTTTACTGGAGTACGACTTGGCATATGAAACTTATCAAAAGGTTTTGGTGATAGATCCAAAGAACAAAACAGCAATTAAAAAAAGTAAGGAGTTAGAAAAAAGAAACAATTATAAACCTTATAAAGGTATCAAAGATAAGGGATTCTAA
- the rplT gene encoding 50S ribosomal protein L20, whose amino-acid sequence MARVKRGNIARKRRNKILNLAKGFRGGNKNLFRTANQRVMKALCNAYRDRRRRKRDFRRLWISRINASARINGTNYSKLINGMKNSEIIINRKMLAQLALNDPECFEKIVSSVSK is encoded by the coding sequence ATGGCACGGGTAAAAAGAGGCAACATAGCCAGAAAAAGAAGAAACAAAATCTTAAATCTTGCAAAAGGTTTTAGAGGCGGCAACAAAAATCTTTTCAGAACCGCAAACCAAAGGGTGATGAAAGCTCTTTGTAATGCTTATAGGGATAGAAGAAGAAGAAAAAGAGATTTTAGAAGACTTTGGATCTCTAGAATTAACGCATCTGCGAGGATAAATGGAACAAACTATAGCAAGTTAATAAATGGCATGAAAAATTCAGAAATTATCATTAACAGAAAAATGCTTGCTCAATTAGCTTTAAACGATCCTGAGTGTTTTGAAAAAATTGTTTCTTCCGTTAGTAAGTAG
- the rpmI gene encoding 50S ribosomal protein L35: MSKLKTRKSAAKRFKATATGKFMRRRAFHNHLLDHKSSKLKRHLSTKAVVDERDADNVKLMIPYA, encoded by the coding sequence ATGTCTAAACTAAAAACTCGTAAATCAGCTGCCAAAAGATTTAAAGCTACTGCGACGGGTAAATTCATGAGAAGAAGAGCTTTCCATAATCATTTACTTGATCATAAAAGTTCAAAATTAAAAAGACATCTATCAACAAAAGCCGTAGTTGATGAAAGAGATGCTGATAATGTAAAATTAATGATTCCATACGCATAA
- a CDS encoding SpoIID/LytB domain-containing protein, whose translation MKLKFAFLNLFLGCISLLIINPKFISNAKGEELLKVELQNEIKNGKFLIGLKQYLGGENDSFSEKKNINFTTNKGFLNLISSNGIKHKSKQINITWADIPVKNPKTIERIVFGPFASYESAKKQSEKLRNKGFETTVAYPNNWEVWIPFQDDLPEFELKNKIFKKIKNFQITPVLRNEYSGMKLEGPIYIYSEEEIKINGVNFGKNFYLIKDLYGTWTLVQKIKFDDYLAGVLPYEIGPNSPLEALKAQAVIARTWGIFNSDRFNMDKYHLCISTQCQVYKPSEISYKNVQKAIDETSNLILTHENQPINAFYHGSNGGVSATAGESWQIQDYSYFNSIIDGSKSLNKIFKLPITNESYLNNFLDFDKEQFYGSNHSLFRWNKKISTLEIKEKLIKNKLININEDVLDLNSIERGSSGRVTKLEIQTDKGNKSIVLVKDDIRRVLNFIPSNLFTINKLNDDLWLLRGGGFGHGVGLSQSGAIEMAKLGFSYEQILNHYYRNAKLKKFEILSQ comes from the coding sequence ATGAAACTTAAATTTGCCTTTTTAAACTTATTTTTAGGCTGTATTTCTCTTTTAATAATAAACCCTAAATTTATTTCAAATGCAAAAGGAGAAGAATTGCTAAAGGTTGAACTCCAAAATGAAATTAAAAATGGAAAATTTTTAATTGGTTTAAAGCAATATTTGGGCGGGGAGAATGATAGTTTTTCGGAGAAAAAGAATATAAACTTTACGACTAATAAAGGTTTTTTAAACTTGATTTCGTCCAACGGTATAAAACATAAATCAAAACAGATAAATATTACCTGGGCGGATATACCCGTCAAAAATCCAAAAACAATTGAAAGAATTGTTTTTGGTCCTTTTGCTAGCTATGAATCGGCAAAAAAACAATCAGAGAAACTAAGAAATAAAGGATTTGAGACGACTGTTGCCTACCCTAATAATTGGGAAGTATGGATTCCATTTCAAGATGATCTGCCAGAGTTTGAATTAAAAAATAAGATTTTCAAAAAAATAAAAAATTTTCAAATTACTCCTGTTCTAAGAAATGAATACAGTGGTATGAAACTTGAAGGTCCTATATATATTTATTCTGAAGAGGAAATAAAAATAAATGGTGTTAATTTTGGCAAAAATTTTTATTTAATAAAAGATTTATATGGAACTTGGACCTTAGTTCAAAAAATTAAATTTGATGACTATTTGGCAGGTGTTTTGCCATATGAAATTGGACCTAATTCTCCTTTAGAAGCACTCAAGGCTCAAGCAGTTATTGCAAGAACTTGGGGAATATTTAATTCTGATAGATTTAATATGGATAAATATCATTTATGTATAAGCACTCAATGCCAAGTTTATAAGCCTTCTGAAATTTCATACAAAAACGTACAAAAAGCCATAGACGAAACTTCAAATTTAATTCTCACTCATGAAAATCAACCAATAAATGCTTTTTACCATGGTTCTAATGGTGGAGTATCTGCTACTGCAGGCGAGTCTTGGCAAATTCAAGATTATTCTTATTTCAATTCAATTATTGATGGTTCTAAATCATTAAATAAAATTTTTAAACTTCCAATTACGAATGAATCTTATTTAAATAATTTTTTAGACTTTGATAAAGAACAGTTTTATGGGAGTAATCATTCTCTTTTTCGATGGAATAAAAAAATTTCTACTCTTGAAATTAAAGAAAAGTTAATTAAAAACAAACTTATAAATATTAATGAAGATGTTTTGGATTTAAATTCTATTGAACGTGGGTCTAGTGGCAGAGTGACAAAATTGGAAATACAAACGGACAAGGGTAATAAATCTATTGTTCTTGTTAAAGATGATATTCGACGGGTATTAAATTTTATACCTAGTAATTTGTTTACTATTAATAAATTAAATGATGATTTATGGCTTTTGAGAGGAGGAGGCTTCGGTCATGGTGTAGGTTTATCTCAGTCAGGAGCAATTGAAATGGCTAAATTAGGATTCTCTTATGAACAAATATTGAATCATTACTATCGAAATGCAAAACTAAAAAAATTTGAGATATTGTCTCAATGA
- a CDS encoding glycosyltransferase family 2 protein, producing MSKGFYKNRRLKSFIFLSGCFLVAFIPHSNNIENFFYIILTLSFVIVFYGLIVISRNFERKNVLNTIGRRISNKELPVLDILVAARDEENVIARLVERLFSLDYPTNKFNIYIIDDGSSDKTPLILDRLSRQYDKLKVISRSPNAGGGKSGALNYALKFTHGEWLLVLDADAELKQDSLIRLFSFVEEGDWSAVQLRKSVTNVSKNFLTSCQSMEMAMDAIFQYGRLSVAGVSELRGNGQLIKKETLLACGSFNEDTVTDDLDLSLRLLLSKSRIGILWDPPVMEEAVENLNALLAQRQRWAEGGLQRFFDYGDQLFTNKIDYLQKFDLTYFFILQYALPIISIFDLVFSIAFLDSPIYWPISFTAFMLSGIAFWYGSSCKSEVPVLQKSNFLMVFVSVFYLSHWFLVIPWVTIKMSIFPKKILWRKTLHTGV from the coding sequence ATGAGTAAGGGTTTTTATAAAAATCGAAGATTGAAGTCATTTATATTTCTTAGTGGTTGTTTTTTAGTAGCTTTTATTCCTCATTCTAACAATATCGAAAATTTCTTTTACATAATATTGACTCTTTCTTTTGTGATTGTTTTCTACGGTTTAATAGTTATTTCTAGAAATTTCGAAAGGAAGAACGTTTTAAATACTATAGGCAGAAGAATTAGCAATAAAGAGTTACCTGTGCTTGATATTTTAGTCGCAGCTAGAGATGAAGAAAATGTCATAGCAAGATTAGTTGAAAGATTATTTAGTTTAGATTATCCAACAAATAAATTTAATATTTACATAATCGATGATGGTAGTTCTGATAAGACGCCTTTAATTTTAGATCGATTATCTAGACAATATGACAAGTTAAAAGTCATAAGTCGTTCTCCAAATGCAGGAGGAGGAAAGTCAGGAGCTTTGAATTATGCCTTGAAATTTACCCATGGTGAATGGTTATTAGTTTTGGATGCTGATGCTGAATTAAAACAAGATTCTTTGATAAGGTTATTTAGTTTTGTAGAAGAGGGTGATTGGTCTGCAGTTCAACTAAGAAAATCAGTAACAAATGTAAGTAAGAATTTTTTAACTTCCTGTCAGTCAATGGAGATGGCTATGGATGCAATCTTTCAATATGGAAGATTATCAGTTGCTGGAGTTTCCGAATTAAGGGGAAATGGCCAATTAATTAAGAAGGAAACATTATTAGCATGTGGTTCTTTTAATGAAGATACAGTTACAGATGATCTTGATTTGAGTTTAAGATTATTATTATCAAAATCTAGAATTGGAATCTTATGGGATCCTCCAGTCATGGAGGAGGCAGTTGAGAATTTAAATGCTTTATTAGCGCAAAGGCAAAGATGGGCAGAGGGGGGTTTGCAAAGATTCTTCGATTATGGAGATCAATTATTTACTAATAAAATTGATTATTTGCAGAAATTTGATTTAACTTACTTTTTCATCTTGCAATATGCATTACCAATCATTTCTATTTTTGATTTAGTTTTCAGTATTGCTTTTTTAGATTCACCAATTTACTGGCCTATTTCATTTACAGCTTTTATGTTATCTGGAATTGCTTTTTGGTACGGTTCTTCTTGTAAAAGTGAAGTACCTGTATTGCAAAAAAGTAATTTTTTGATGGTATTTGTATCGGTTTTTTATTTATCTCATTGGTTTTTAGTAATCCCCTGGGTAACTATAAAGATGTCTATTTTTCCCAAAAAGATACTTTGGCGAAAGACTCTTCATACTGGAGTTTAA